One genomic window of Daphnia pulex isolate KAP4 chromosome 12, ASM2113471v1 includes the following:
- the LOC124208474 gene encoding uncharacterized protein LOC124208474 encodes MAFVDDLARIREVLQANAVDKFVAEDMLVALLELYASDNQRVDLVVLDLQAMLGKELSVGNHFAIQQQRWAELQRPPEPLNSDIIVARTNVPRTTIAAEVVVIDQNRPSTSGNAVALPTVVNRNKRPISEVSKESSVAKKVTPTKVENDPRRPLVTVATVDRVRPASEINQVAPTRRPVASDSTAQGSIRTNHAGTSSQTIRVLDNKATTATVISASTSGPSKNETIPKENLEETSMKFHKATLSAVQDINVKFSAYKATEFVELRKSSAILDEYIGMIVMDANLGIPKVDVLWNPPVEMNPEHQRLFQHVYESFISEKVEFLVRAVPDADPDFLEERVNSFQGDQEKIRGFLTEILEGNMQFPTRADYNRRKEYNVLANKFFTVEEFLELYDDPQKYFTEDTRVTDVAYRDQAINQLKKDFKFASLTNIRRLFNKNNYHYTPTYFDLMKNPTFNQRKTKRSAHECLGTAKDLFLIQEIAFVGLLPDIDLYLRNKEKMRKDAITLSRTTGTLLDCPICCEDELIGLDLIYCPQGHGVCRSCVRRQSEELIGLMKTRVPCLYPDCSTEYTLNDLKEVLKKSIFGCLEKRRQAEEVLAAGIEGIESCPFCEYSVVPGYDDRLFTCRNPECLKISCRQCREVNHSPLRCEEYAMKQRLNNYVETKMTEALVRQCPGCKKNFVKADGCNKMVCPCGAIMCYICRQQIKDYNHFSNLPPNNPNQPAPIKPPNAKCPLYSDTLKMHEEEVALSAAKARAELASSNPNIRIDLVLGKK; translated from the exons ATGGCCTTCGTTGATGATCTTGCCCGAATTCGGGAGGTTCTTCAGGCAAATGCAGTAGACAAATTTGTAGCTGAAGACATGTTGGTTGCATTGCTTGAACTTTATGCATCAGATAATCAGCGTGTTGATTTGGTTGTATTGGATTTACAAGCCATGCTTGGCAAAGAGCTATCAGTTGGAAATCATTTCGCTATTCAGCAACAAAG ATGGGCGGAACTGCAAAGGCCACCAGAGCCTCTAAATTCTGACATTATAGTTGCCCGCACAAATGTTCCTCGAACTACTATTGCAGCTGAAGTAGTAGTGATTGATCAGAATCGACCTTCAACATCGGGAAATGCTGTTGCTCTGCCGACCGTAgtaaatcgaaataaaagaCCAATATCTGAAGTTTCTAAAGAAAGTAGCGTTGCCAAGAAAGTAACACCAACTAAAGTGGAAAATGATCCACGTCGTCCATTGGTTACCGTTGCAACTGTAGACCGAGTTCGCCCTGCTAGTGAAATCAATCAAGTGGCACCAACTCGACGTCCAGTTGCGAGCGACAGCACTGCACAAGGTTCCATTCGGACAAATCATGCTGGCACATCCTCTCAAACTATTCGTGTGCTAGACAACAAAGCAACTACTGCTACTGTAATTTCAGCTTCAACTTCAG GACCctcgaaaaatgaaacgattCCTAAAGAGAATTTGGAAGAAACATCGATGAAGTTTCACAAGGCTACACTCAGTGCAGTTCAGGATATTAATGTCAAATTTTCAGCTTACAAGGCAACCGAATTCGTCGAGCTACGTAAATCATCTGCGATTTTGGACGAGTATATAGGAATGATCGTGATGGACGCAAATCTCGGTATACCGAAAGTTGATGTACTTTGGAATCCACCAGTCGAAATGAATCCTGAACACCAACGTCTATTCCAACACGTTTACGAAAGCTTCATCAGTGAAAAAGTCGAATTTCTCGTTCGGGCGGTTCCCGATGCAGATCCAGATTTTTTGGAAGAAAGAGTTAACAGTTTTCAAG GTGACCAGGAAAAAATCAGAGGCTTTCTCACAGAGATTTTGGAAGGAAATATGCAATTTCCTACGCGAGCCGATTacaatagaagaaaagaatacaaCGTTCTTGCAAATAAGTTCTTTACAGTCGAAGAGTTTTTGGAACTGTACGATGACCCTCAAAAGTATTTTACCGAGGACACACGAGTCACAGATGtg GCGTATCGCGATCAAGCCATAaatcaactgaaaaaagattttaaatttgcaaGCTTGACGAACATCCGTCGGCTATTTAACAAGAACAATTACCATTACACTCCAACATACTTCGATCTTATGAAAAACCCGACATTTAATCAAAGGAAAACGAAGCGATCTGCCCATGAATGTCTGGGAACTgcaaaagatttgtttttgatcCAAGAG ATTGCTTTTGTTGGTCTTCTACCTGACATTGATTTGTATTTgcggaataaagaaaaaatgcgaAAGGACGCTATTACTCTATCTCGTACAACTGGAACTTTGTTGGACTGTCCAATTTGTTGCGAAGATGAGCTTATTGGACTTGATCTCATTTACTGCCCGCAAGGACATGGAGTCTGTCGCAGTTGCGTCCGCCG GCAATCGGAAGAACTAATTGGTTTGATGAAAACTCGTGTTCCGTGCCTGTATCCCGATTGCTCCACTGAGTATACTCTTAATGATCTCAAG gaGGTGCTTAAAAAGTCCATTTTTGGctgtttagaaaaaaggcgacAGGCAGAAGAAGTTCTGGCAGCTGGAATCGAAG gaattgAATCTTGTCCATTCTGTGAATACAGCGTAGTGCCTGGATATGATGACCGTTTGTTCACGTGTCGCAACCCagaatgtttaaaaatatcatg cCGTCAGTGTCGCGAGGTGAACCATTCCCCACTTCGCTGCGAAGAATATGCTATGAAGCAAAGACTCAACAATTACGTTGAGACTAAAATGACGGAAGCGCTTGTACGACAGTGTCCTGGttgcaaaaagaattttgtcaaAGCGGATGGTTGCAATAAaatg GTTTGTCCCTGTGGTGCTATAATGTGTTACATTTGCAGACAGCAAATAAAGGACTACAATCACTTTTCGAACCTTCCACCCAATAATCCTAACCAACCGGCACCTATCAAACCTCCTAATGCTAAATGCCCCTTGTATTCTGATACTTTAAAGATgcacgaagaagaagttgcATTAAGTGCCGCTAAGGCTCGAGCCGAACTGGCGTCTTCTAATCCCAACATCCGCATTGATTTAGTTTTGGGCAAAAAGTAA
- the LOC124208478 gene encoding cyclin-L1-like → MADKISKPYGRVIINLENCLLPTERLACTASSLDGLDPETEMDLRILGCELIQTAGILLRLPQVAMATGQVLFHRFYHSKSLVRQPMEITAMGCLCCASKVEEAPRRIRDVISVFEHIKQVRGGKTIEPVLLDQGYINLKNQVIKAERRVLKELGFCVHVKHPHKIVVMYLQILGFEKNKRLVQLSWNYMNDSLRTDVFVRYSPETIACACIYLSARKLGIVLPKKPAWYLLFGCVENDLKDISIRILKLYTRSKPDADVLDKIVAQLEQAYQESRQRLKQVGQEGGASGLVSGGIATPIKNESHSTFSPGVAVAAVTQQPEINKGISADSAGSTPSSFKGEEKNHHVSMTTTKKSSKVMDSPPRSPSLSPSEKQGKDRRRKSRHHSHHHHHRKKRSRSRSRSRSRSRDDKRREQRDRDRVGSDKDISKRKDRESAHSLKSTTTTGDRYGENRDRDRERERDRDKERDYKYRSKDNNSFREEKRDSKKERSRHRDRSLSRDRRR, encoded by the exons atggctgacAAAATTTCCAAGCCTTATGGTCGTGTAATCATAAACTTAGAAAATTGCCTCCTTCCAACAGAAAGACTTGCGTGTACTGCTTCCAGTCTCGATGGATTGGACCCAGAAACAGAAATGGATCTCAGGATCCTTGGATGTGAACTAATCCAAACTGCCGGAATTTTGTTAAGATTACCAcag GTTGCAATGGCAACAGGCCAGGTTCTGTTTCACAGATTCTATCATAGCAAATCGTTAGTTCGACAACCCATGGAAATAACTGCTATGGGATGTCTGTGTTGTGCCTCCAAAGTTGAGGAGGCCCCAAGAAGAATTAGAGATGTGATATCTGTTTTTGAGCACATCAAGCAAGTTCGTGGTGGAAA AACCATTGAACCTGTCTTGCTTGACCAAGGATatattaatttaaagaatCAAGTTATTAAAGCTGAAAGAAGAGTTCTAAAAGAATTAGGATTCTGTGTTCATGTCAAACATCCACACAAG ATTGTTGTTATGTACCTGCAAATACTGGGATTTGAGAAGAACAAGCGACTTGTCCAACTTTCCTG GAATTACATGAACGACTCGCTGAGAACAGACGTCTTTGTCCGATACAGTCCTGAAACCATCGCCTGTGCCTGTATATACCTCAGCGCCCGCAAACTGGGCATCGTTCTACCCAAGAAACCCGCTTGGTACCTCCTGTTTGGCTGCGTCGAAAATGACTTAAAGGACATCTCTATTCGCATTCTCAAACTGTACACGCGATCCAAG CCGGACGCCGACGTCCTGGACAAGATTGTGGCGCAGTTGGAACAAGCTTATCAGGAGAGTCGCCAAAGACTGAAGCAAGTAGGCCAGGAGGGCGGCGCTTCGGGACTTGTTTCGGGTGGGATAGCCACGCCCATAAAAAATGAGAGTCACTCGACTTTCAGTCCGGGTGTGGCTGTCGCTGCTGTAACTCAACAACCAGAAATAAACAAAGGTATCTCTGCCGACTCTGCTGGAAGCACGCCATCCAGTTTCAAAG gtgaagaaaagaatcaccATGTGTCGATGACGACAACGAAAAAGAGTTCTAAAGTAATGGACAGTCCTCCCCGTTCTCCATCATTAAGCCCTTCAGAAAAGCAGGGCAAGGACAGACGTCGTAAGTCACGACACcacagccaccaccaccaccaccggaagAAGCGCTCACGTTCCCGCAGCCGATCACGCTCGCGCTCCAGGGACGACAAGCGACGAGAGCAACGTGATCGCGACCGAGTGGGCAGCGATAAAGACATCAGCAAACGAAAAGACAGGGAATCTGCCCATTCGCTGAAGAGCACAACGACGACGGGTGATAGGTACGGAGAGAACCGCGATCGTGATCGAGAGCGGGAACGGGATCGCGATAAAGAGCGCGATTATAAATATCGCAGCAAAGACAACAACAGCTTCCGAGAGGAGAAGAGAGATTCGAAGAAGGAGAGGTCGAGACATCGGGATCGTTCATTGTCGCGAGATCGACGACGTTGA
- the LOC124208480 gene encoding uncharacterized protein LOC124208480 codes for MARSSADTLFLVALGSLLVWTSCSTAVTDGLSLEHRLQQLTNGYIELQQSLAEKDNQLAALRLQQNEMMQLSAERESQFKDLKQQHETLAEKVARMEGKAHRVDRANQSGAAAPKAMPTSCQDLSQIGHVLSGLYSVMGAEMVESVYCDFTKLPDDPSLQTLIGFADVKSSPTYFYVQTSANFNQTKVPIPFDEEKLNVGGAMNSTSGVFTAPRTGNYFFSASGIAFIPASSSTLLYFHIVLYVNGNRIGLAHAFSDEIAAEGGQHETFSLSSTLNLQAGDQIWLEIFGMSPGAYMNGNGYTHFNGWLLQETLSG; via the exons atggccCGCTCCAGCGCTGATACACTTTTCCTAGTGGCACTAGGTAGTCTCCTAGTTTGGACGTCCTGCTCGACTGCCGTGACTGATGGACTTTCTCTGGAGCACAGATTGCAGCAATTAACCAACGGCTAC ATTGAGCTGCAACAAAGTCTGGCTGAAAAAGACAATCAATTGGCGGCTCTCAGACTCCAGCAG AATGAAATGATGCAACTTTCAGCCGAAAGGGAAAGTCAATTCAAGGACCTGAAACAACAACAt GAAACGTTGGCTGAAAAAGTCGCTCGAATGGAGGGAAAAGCCCATCGCGTCGATCGTGCCAATCAATCAGGAGCCGCTGCTCCTAAAGCCATGCCGACTTCGTGCCAAGATTTAAGTCAAATAGGCCACGTTTTAAGCGGATTGTATTCCGTTATGGGAGCCGAAATGGTCGAAAGCGTTTACTGCGACTTTACCAAACTACCAGACGATCCGA GTTTACAGACGTTGATTGGATTTGCCGATGTCAAGTCATCGCCGACCTACTTTTACGTCCAGACGAGCGCCAACTTCAATCAAACCAAAGTTCCGATTCCATTCGATGAGGAAAAACTCAACGTCGGAGGGGCCATGAATTCGACATCGGGAGTCTTCACAGCGCCGCGGACGGGCAATTACTTTTTCTCGGCGTCGGGAATTGCCTTCATTCCGGCCTCGTCGTCAACGCTCCTCTACTTCCACATCGTTCTCTACGTGAACGGCAACCGGATCGGACTGGCTCACGCTTTCTCCGACGAGATAGCGGCCGAGGGAGGCCAGCACGAAACATTTTCCCTGTCGTCGACGCTCAATTTACAGGCGGGAGATCAAATTTGGCTGGAGATTTTCGGCATGTCACCGGGAGCTTACATGAACGGCAACGGTTACACTCATTTCAACGGCTGGCTCCTACAGGAGACTCTTTCCGGCTAA